Proteins from a genomic interval of Chanodichthys erythropterus isolate Z2021 chromosome 6, ASM2448905v1, whole genome shotgun sequence:
- the ninj1 gene encoding ninjurin-1 isoform X1, with amino-acid sequence MASEEIELNGGASRGDSGEPPRPVRWSRNTQLNMNHYANKKSAAESMLDVALLMANASQLKTVLELGPNFSFYIPIISLISISLILQIIVGILLIFIVKWNLNDSSKHFILNLLENIVTALVFVIVVVNVFITAFGVQRPEEKKS; translated from the exons ATGGCTTCAGAAGAGATAGAATTGAATGGAGGTGCCAGCAGAGGTGATTCGGGAGAG CCTCCTCGGCCGGTCCGCTGGTCAAGAAACACCCAACTTAACATGAACCATTATGCCAATAAGAAGAGTGCAGCGGAGAGCATGCTGGATGTAGCGCTGCTGATGGCCAACGCATCCCAGCTGAAGACCGTCCTGGAGTTGGGACCAAATTTCTCCTTCTACATTCCTATTATCAGCCTCATCAGCATCTCCCTCATCTTACAGATCATCGTGGGGATCTTGCTCATCTTCATAG TGAAGTGGAATCTGAATGACTCAAGTAAACACTTCATACTGAACCTTCTGGAAAACATCGTCACAGCTCTTGTGTTTGTCATCGTAGTTGTGAATGTTTTCATCACAGCATTTGGCGTCCAAAGACCAGAAGAGAAGAAATCATAA
- the ninj1 gene encoding ninjurin-1 isoform X2: protein MNHYANKKSAAESMLDVALLMANASQLKTVLELGPNFSFYIPIISLISISLILQIIVGILLIFIVKWNLNDSSKHFILNLLENIVTALVFVIVVVNVFITAFGVQRPEEKKS, encoded by the exons ATGAACCATTATGCCAATAAGAAGAGTGCAGCGGAGAGCATGCTGGATGTAGCGCTGCTGATGGCCAACGCATCCCAGCTGAAGACCGTCCTGGAGTTGGGACCAAATTTCTCCTTCTACATTCCTATTATCAGCCTCATCAGCATCTCCCTCATCTTACAGATCATCGTGGGGATCTTGCTCATCTTCATAG TGAAGTGGAATCTGAATGACTCAAGTAAACACTTCATACTGAACCTTCTGGAAAACATCGTCACAGCTCTTGTGTTTGTCATCGTAGTTGTGAATGTTTTCATCACAGCATTTGGCGTCCAAAGACCAGAAGAGAAGAAATCATAA
- the card19 gene encoding caspase recruitment domain family, member 19 isoform X2 produces MTESFHEQLRIDSRFLKSDRRLDTELVDKLILQLNRIYPQILTDKEASKFRDLDVPTCIRLAELLSHLQEKGEEACREFYRALHLHVEDVYFSLPTRLKLRESGDPISPIPIPTERHVLNDHSPFFFLSCFSVAVGAALLYYYGESKQVSGSSSALGLAAMGLGRKVRDVLIWYTEDGK; encoded by the exons ATGACAGAGAGCTTCCATGAACAGCTGCGAATAGACAGCCGGTTCCTGAAATCGGACCGACGTCTGGATACAGAATTGGTGGATAAACTCATCCTGCAGCTGAACAGAATCTACCCACAGATCCTGACTGACAAGGAGGCCTCCAAA TTCAGGGATTTGGATGTTCCCACCTGTATCAGGCTGGCGGAGCTGCTGTCTCATCTACAGGAGAAGGGAGAGGAGGCATGTCGAGAGTTTTATCGTGCTCTTCACCTCCACGTGGAAGACGTTTACTTCAGCTTACCCACACGCCTCAAACTCAGAG AGTCTGGTGATCCAATCAGCCCAATCCCGATTCCCACAGAGAGACACGTATTGAATGACCATA GTCCGTTTTTCTTCCTCAGTTGTTTCAGTGTGGCTGTAGGAGCAGCTCTGCTGTATTACTATGGTG AGTCCAAGCAGGTGTCAGGCTCCAGCAGCGCTCTGGGTCTGGCTGCGATGGGTCTTGGTAGAAAAGTGCGAGACGTTCTCATCTGGTACACAGAAGATGGAAAATAA
- the card19 gene encoding caspase recruitment domain family, member 19 isoform X1, with translation MGESFHEQLRIDSRFLKSDRRLDTELVDKLILQLNRIYPQILTDKEASKFRDLDVPTCIRLAELLSHLQEKGEEACREFYRALHLHVEDVYFSLPTRLKLRESGDPISPIPIPTERHVLNDHSPFFFLSCFSVAVGAALLYYYGESKQVSGSSSALGLAAMGLGRKVRDVLIWYTEDGK, from the exons ATGGGAG AGAGCTTCCATGAACAGCTGCGAATAGACAGCCGGTTCCTGAAATCGGACCGACGTCTGGATACAGAATTGGTGGATAAACTCATCCTGCAGCTGAACAGAATCTACCCACAGATCCTGACTGACAAGGAGGCCTCCAAA TTCAGGGATTTGGATGTTCCCACCTGTATCAGGCTGGCGGAGCTGCTGTCTCATCTACAGGAGAAGGGAGAGGAGGCATGTCGAGAGTTTTATCGTGCTCTTCACCTCCACGTGGAAGACGTTTACTTCAGCTTACCCACACGCCTCAAACTCAGAG AGTCTGGTGATCCAATCAGCCCAATCCCGATTCCCACAGAGAGACACGTATTGAATGACCATA GTCCGTTTTTCTTCCTCAGTTGTTTCAGTGTGGCTGTAGGAGCAGCTCTGCTGTATTACTATGGTG AGTCCAAGCAGGTGTCAGGCTCCAGCAGCGCTCTGGGTCTGGCTGCGATGGGTCTTGGTAGAAAAGTGCGAGACGTTCTCATCTGGTACACAGAAGATGGAAAATAA
- the bicd2 gene encoding protein bicaudal D homolog 2 isoform X2, with product MSGDEDGCPEAQLVTEAGPNWLRAEIERLTRELSETSREKIQAAEYGLAVLEENQQLKQRFEDLESEYETVRQELDQLREAYGQVHSTHKKVAADGESREESLILESASKEAYYEQRVQDLQTDLRQTKNTLTSTQAENERLATLALELRENNEIVELQRSRLRDDIREYKIRESRLLQDYTELEEENISLQKQVSTLKQGQVEFEGLKHENRRLEEEVQYLNSQLEDAVRLREIAERQLTEALETVKTEREQKAALRKELTHHMTLGDSLLASSLDGLKLSADEPNNDDAILTFENGFAKVSEGNDEDNRLSSPKRGENFRPAPSLVDDLLTELNISEIQKLKQQLLQVEREKVALLTTLQDSQKQLEHARGALAEQQEAMTRLSDDLGAMRRLQAGKERQSALDSERERDSREDNDVDYYELDINGPEILRCKYEVAIAEAGELRGELKGLKSEHDEMKAEHEEVRARLEGQVRDLSVQVSQLESSSRVDRDQVARLEKELKEVSAVAGETEGSLSVAQDELVAFSEELANLYHHVCMCNNETPNRVMLDFYKEGKGSKTEGKDRRSTLTQTSDSTAQAPRANSTTIDSSTSGMAVREEPRPEPMDIYNLVAIIRDQIRHLQKAVDRTTELSRQRVASLELAAVADKDQAACMEEILKLKSLLSTKREQIATLRTVLKANKQTAEVALANLKSKYENEKAMVTETMMKLRNELKALKEDAATFSSLRAMFATRCDEYVTQLDDMQRQLAAAEDEKKTLNSLLRMAIQQKLALTQRLEDLEFDHEQSRRGSGAGPAGRGKAPSGRGRGPLSFSSPH from the exons GCATATGGCCAGGTTCACTCCACCCATAAAAAGGTGGCTGCAGATGGGGAAAGCAGGGAGGAGTCCCTCATCCTGGAGTCGGCATCTAAAGAGGCGTACTATGAGCAGAGAGTGCAGGATCTGCAGACTGACCTAcgacaaacaaaaaacacactcACCAGCACACAGGCGGAGAACGAACGTCTGGCCACCCTCGCCCTCGAGCTGAGAGAG AATAATGAGATTGTGGAGCTGCAGCGCAGTCGTCTGCGTGATGACATTCGAGAGTACAAGATCCGAGAGTCTCGTCTGCTGCAAGACTACACTGAACTGGAGGAAGAGAACATCAGCCTGCAGAAACAAGTCTCCACCCTTAAACAGGGTCAG GTGGAGTTTGAGGGACTCAAGCATGAGAATCGGCGTTTGGAAGAGGAAGTACAGTACCTAAACAGCCAGCTAGAGGACGCTGTTCGGTTACGCGAAATAGCCGAGCGTCAGCTAACGGAGGCTCTAGAAACCGTAAAGACCGAGCGGGAGCAGAAAGCAGCACTTCGAAAAGAATTGACACATCACATGACCCTAGGAGACTCCCTTCTTGCTAGCTCATTGGATGGGCTTAAACTAAGTGCAGACGAACCTAATAACGACGATGCCATACTGACATTTGAAAATGGATTTGCTAAAGTCAGTGAAGGTAATGATGAAGATAACAGATTGTCTTCACCCAAGAGAGGCGAAAACTTCCGTCCCGCACCAAGTCTGGTGGATGACTTGTTGACCGAGCTGAACATCTCTGAGATCCAGAAACTCAAGCAACAGCTCTTACAG GTGGAGCGAGAGAAGGTAGCTCTTCTCACCACTTTACAGGACTCTCAGAAGCAGTTAGAGCATGCTCGCGGAGCACTGGCCGAACAGCAGGAAGCTATGACGAGACTTAGTGATGATTTGGGTGCAATGAGAAGACTGCAGGCAGGCAAGGAGCGGCAGTCGGCACTGGACAGCGAGCGAGAGCGGGACAGTCGAGAGGACAATGATGTGGACTATTATGAGCTGGATATCAATGGGCCAGAGATACTTCGCTGCAAGTATGAGGTAGCCATAGCAGAGGCGGGTGAACTGAGGGGGGAGCTTAAGGGACTAAAGTCGGAGCATGATGAG ATGAAGGCTGAGCATGAGGAGGTACGGGCACGACTGGAGGGACAGGTGCGTGACCTCAGTGTTCAAGTGTCTCAGTTGGAGAGCAGCAGCCGTGTAGACCGCGATCAAGTTGCTCGGTTGGAAAAGGAGCTAAAGGAAGTGAGTGCAGTTGCAGGCGAGACAGAGGGCAGTCTCAGCGTTGCCCAGGATGAACTTGTTGCCTTTAGTGAAGAGCTTGCAAACCTCTACCACCATGTCTGCATGTGCAACAATGAAACCCCGAATCGTGTCATGCTTGATTTCTACAAAGAGGGTAAAGGAAGCAAGACCGAAGGTAAAGATCGGAGGTCTACATTGACGCAAACCAGCGACAGCACAGCCCAGGCACCCAGGGCCAACTCCACTACTATTGACAGCTCAACTTCTGGGATGGCAGTCAGAGAAGAGCCACGTCCTGAACCAATGGACATCTACAACCTGGTAGCAATAATTCGGGATCAGATCCGCCACTTGCAGAAGGCAGTGGACCGTACCACAGAATTATCCAGGCAAAGAGTTGCTTCTCTAGAGTTGGCCGCAGTGGCAGATAAAGACCAAGCTGCTTGCATGGAGGAGATTTTGAAGCTCAAGTCCCTGCTGAGCACTAAGCGAGAACAGATTGCCACGCTGAGGACTGTGCTCAAGGCCAACAAACAG ACAGCTGAGGTTGCCCTGGCAAACTTGAAGAGCAAATACGAGAATGAAAAGGCCATGGTCACCGAAACCATGATGAAGTTAAGAAATGAGCTCAAGGCTCTTAAAGAAGATGCTGCCACTTTCTCCTCTCTCAGGGCAATGTTCGCCACCAG GTGTGATGAGTATGTAACACAATTGGACGACATGCAGAGGCAGCTGGCTGCAGCAGAAGATGAGAAGAAGACTCTGAACTCCCTCCTGCGTATGGCCATCCAGCAGAAACTGGCCCTCACTCAGCGACTGGAGGATCTGGAGTTTGACCACGAGCAATCCCGAAGAGGATCCGGTGCTGGGCCAGCTGGCCGTGGGAAGGCTCCATCTGGGCGTGGCAGAGGACCCTTGTCTTTTTCCAGCCCCCAT TAA
- the bicd2 gene encoding protein bicaudal D homolog 2 isoform X1, with protein sequence MSGDEDGCPEAQLVTEAGPNWLRAEIERLTRELSETSREKIQAAEYGLAVLEENQQLKQRFEDLESEYETVRQELDQLREAYGQVHSTHKKVAADGESREESLILESASKEAYYEQRVQDLQTDLRQTKNTLTSTQAENERLATLALELRENNEIVELQRSRLRDDIREYKIRESRLLQDYTELEEENISLQKQVSTLKQGQVEFEGLKHENRRLEEEVQYLNSQLEDAVRLREIAERQLTEALETVKTEREQKAALRKELTHHMTLGDSLLASSLDGLKLSADEPNNDDAILTFENGFAKVSEGNDEDNRLSSPKRGENFRPAPSLVDDLLTELNISEIQKLKQQLLQVEREKVALLTTLQDSQKQLEHARGALAEQQEAMTRLSDDLGAMRRLQAGKERQSALDSERERDSREDNDVDYYELDINGPEILRCKYEVAIAEAGELRGELKGLKSEHDEMKAEHEEVRARLEGQVRDLSVQVSQLESSSRVDRDQVARLEKELKEVSAVAGETEGSLSVAQDELVAFSEELANLYHHVCMCNNETPNRVMLDFYKEGKGSKTEGKDRRSTLTQTSDSTAQAPRANSTTIDSSTSGMAVREEPRPEPMDIYNLVAIIRDQIRHLQKAVDRTTELSRQRVASLELAAVADKDQAACMEEILKLKSLLSTKREQIATLRTVLKANKQTAEVALANLKSKYENEKAMVTETMMKLRNELKALKEDAATFSSLRAMFATRCDEYVTQLDDMQRQLAAAEDEKKTLNSLLRMAIQQKLALTQRLEDLEFDHEQSRRGSGAGPAGRGKAPSGRGRGPLSFSSPHVSPRLPCKNRPQPHGLVGSPAVFCSEKYKILCDAGSD encoded by the exons GCATATGGCCAGGTTCACTCCACCCATAAAAAGGTGGCTGCAGATGGGGAAAGCAGGGAGGAGTCCCTCATCCTGGAGTCGGCATCTAAAGAGGCGTACTATGAGCAGAGAGTGCAGGATCTGCAGACTGACCTAcgacaaacaaaaaacacactcACCAGCACACAGGCGGAGAACGAACGTCTGGCCACCCTCGCCCTCGAGCTGAGAGAG AATAATGAGATTGTGGAGCTGCAGCGCAGTCGTCTGCGTGATGACATTCGAGAGTACAAGATCCGAGAGTCTCGTCTGCTGCAAGACTACACTGAACTGGAGGAAGAGAACATCAGCCTGCAGAAACAAGTCTCCACCCTTAAACAGGGTCAG GTGGAGTTTGAGGGACTCAAGCATGAGAATCGGCGTTTGGAAGAGGAAGTACAGTACCTAAACAGCCAGCTAGAGGACGCTGTTCGGTTACGCGAAATAGCCGAGCGTCAGCTAACGGAGGCTCTAGAAACCGTAAAGACCGAGCGGGAGCAGAAAGCAGCACTTCGAAAAGAATTGACACATCACATGACCCTAGGAGACTCCCTTCTTGCTAGCTCATTGGATGGGCTTAAACTAAGTGCAGACGAACCTAATAACGACGATGCCATACTGACATTTGAAAATGGATTTGCTAAAGTCAGTGAAGGTAATGATGAAGATAACAGATTGTCTTCACCCAAGAGAGGCGAAAACTTCCGTCCCGCACCAAGTCTGGTGGATGACTTGTTGACCGAGCTGAACATCTCTGAGATCCAGAAACTCAAGCAACAGCTCTTACAG GTGGAGCGAGAGAAGGTAGCTCTTCTCACCACTTTACAGGACTCTCAGAAGCAGTTAGAGCATGCTCGCGGAGCACTGGCCGAACAGCAGGAAGCTATGACGAGACTTAGTGATGATTTGGGTGCAATGAGAAGACTGCAGGCAGGCAAGGAGCGGCAGTCGGCACTGGACAGCGAGCGAGAGCGGGACAGTCGAGAGGACAATGATGTGGACTATTATGAGCTGGATATCAATGGGCCAGAGATACTTCGCTGCAAGTATGAGGTAGCCATAGCAGAGGCGGGTGAACTGAGGGGGGAGCTTAAGGGACTAAAGTCGGAGCATGATGAG ATGAAGGCTGAGCATGAGGAGGTACGGGCACGACTGGAGGGACAGGTGCGTGACCTCAGTGTTCAAGTGTCTCAGTTGGAGAGCAGCAGCCGTGTAGACCGCGATCAAGTTGCTCGGTTGGAAAAGGAGCTAAAGGAAGTGAGTGCAGTTGCAGGCGAGACAGAGGGCAGTCTCAGCGTTGCCCAGGATGAACTTGTTGCCTTTAGTGAAGAGCTTGCAAACCTCTACCACCATGTCTGCATGTGCAACAATGAAACCCCGAATCGTGTCATGCTTGATTTCTACAAAGAGGGTAAAGGAAGCAAGACCGAAGGTAAAGATCGGAGGTCTACATTGACGCAAACCAGCGACAGCACAGCCCAGGCACCCAGGGCCAACTCCACTACTATTGACAGCTCAACTTCTGGGATGGCAGTCAGAGAAGAGCCACGTCCTGAACCAATGGACATCTACAACCTGGTAGCAATAATTCGGGATCAGATCCGCCACTTGCAGAAGGCAGTGGACCGTACCACAGAATTATCCAGGCAAAGAGTTGCTTCTCTAGAGTTGGCCGCAGTGGCAGATAAAGACCAAGCTGCTTGCATGGAGGAGATTTTGAAGCTCAAGTCCCTGCTGAGCACTAAGCGAGAACAGATTGCCACGCTGAGGACTGTGCTCAAGGCCAACAAACAG ACAGCTGAGGTTGCCCTGGCAAACTTGAAGAGCAAATACGAGAATGAAAAGGCCATGGTCACCGAAACCATGATGAAGTTAAGAAATGAGCTCAAGGCTCTTAAAGAAGATGCTGCCACTTTCTCCTCTCTCAGGGCAATGTTCGCCACCAG GTGTGATGAGTATGTAACACAATTGGACGACATGCAGAGGCAGCTGGCTGCAGCAGAAGATGAGAAGAAGACTCTGAACTCCCTCCTGCGTATGGCCATCCAGCAGAAACTGGCCCTCACTCAGCGACTGGAGGATCTGGAGTTTGACCACGAGCAATCCCGAAGAGGATCCGGTGCTGGGCCAGCTGGCCGTGGGAAGGCTCCATCTGGGCGTGGCAGAGGACCCTTGTCTTTTTCCAGCCCCCATGTAAGTCCTAGACTTCCCTGTAAGAACAGGCCGCAACCACACGGCCTCGTTGGAAGTCCTGCGGTTTTCTGCAGCGAGAAGTATAAAATTCTGTGTGACGCTGGATCGGATTAA